In the genome of Flavobacterium panacagri, one region contains:
- a CDS encoding efflux RND transporter permease subunit: protein MNKFIKNIIAFSLKNKAFTFFWVGLLAVAGFISFKNMPIDAFPDVTNTQIIIITQWNGKSAEEVERFVTSPIEISMNSVQKKTSVRSITMFGLSVIKIIFDDGVDDTFARFQVNNLLKNVSLPDDVEPDVQPPYGPTGEIFRYIVKSDSRDSRELLTYQNWVIDKQLRSLPGVADLNVFGGQTKTYEVGVDPIKLAKYNITPLQVYNAVNAGNLNVGGDVIEKNGQAFVVRGVGLLKSKEDIGNIIVDDAAGNPILVKNLADVYESSMPRVGQTGIGNNDDAVEGIVVMRKGENPQETLALIKAKIKDLNDNVLPKDIKIETFYDRDNLMNFTTETVMHNLFEGIILVTVVVFLFMADWRTTFTVSIVIPLSLLFAFLCLKMMGMSANLLSLGAVDFGIIIDGAVVMVEGLFVVLDHRAHQLGMDKFNKIAKGSLIKKTGTEMGKAIFFSKLIIITALLPIFSFQKVEGKMFSPLAFTLGFALLGALIFTLTLVPVLSHILLNKNVKEKHNPFVNFWDRIVSKGFAWTFKHKVQTLIASIGLLAAVFFSAGFLGTEFLPQLNEGALWVTAELPMSTSLPESVKTAAMIRKDLESFPEVKNVLSQTGRSNDGTDPNGFGFIQLQVDLKPKADWKRKISMDDLINEMDNKLKVHQGITYNYSQPVIDNVAESVAGFKASNAVKIYGDDLNKLDQLANEVLAQIKDIPGIKDAGILRNVGQPEISVILDREKMAAYGVTLSDAQAVLELAFGGKTATEKYEDEKKFDVRVRFSKEYRKDEKDLEEIKVPTISGIKIPLKEICDIKTITGPAFIYRDNTKRFIGVKFSVRDRDLGSTIAEAQSKVNKLKLPAGYTTGWTGEFENQVRASARLAQVVPISLIGIFVLLFILFGNFKDSLLVLANVPFAIIGGIIALHITGMNFGISAGVGFIALLGICIQNGVILISEFHHNLKAKFTLEESIFMGVKARTRAVVMTALMASIGLLPAAISTGIGSESQKPLAIVIIGGLMTATVLTLLVFPILFWVFNRKKHVPIE from the coding sequence ATGAACAAATTCATAAAAAATATTATTGCTTTTTCTTTAAAGAATAAAGCATTTACCTTCTTTTGGGTTGGATTATTGGCTGTTGCTGGATTTATCTCTTTCAAAAACATGCCTATCGATGCTTTCCCTGATGTTACCAATACACAGATTATAATTATTACGCAGTGGAATGGAAAAAGTGCTGAGGAAGTAGAACGTTTTGTAACGTCACCTATTGAAATCTCAATGAACTCCGTTCAGAAAAAAACAAGTGTTCGAAGTATTACCATGTTTGGATTATCGGTTATCAAAATCATTTTTGATGATGGTGTAGACGATACTTTTGCTCGTTTCCAAGTCAATAATTTACTAAAAAATGTTTCGCTTCCTGATGATGTAGAACCAGACGTTCAACCGCCTTATGGCCCAACGGGTGAAATCTTCAGATATATTGTAAAAAGCGACAGCAGAGATAGTCGTGAATTATTGACTTACCAAAACTGGGTAATTGATAAACAGCTTCGTTCTCTTCCTGGAGTAGCCGACTTAAATGTTTTTGGAGGTCAAACCAAAACGTATGAAGTTGGTGTTGATCCAATCAAATTGGCCAAATATAACATTACGCCTTTACAAGTTTACAATGCTGTTAATGCAGGAAACTTAAACGTTGGTGGTGATGTAATCGAGAAAAATGGACAAGCTTTTGTAGTTCGTGGTGTTGGATTATTAAAATCAAAAGAAGACATCGGAAATATTATTGTTGATGACGCAGCAGGAAACCCTATTTTAGTCAAAAATCTGGCTGACGTTTACGAAAGTTCGATGCCAAGAGTGGGACAAACTGGTATTGGAAATAATGACGATGCTGTAGAAGGAATTGTAGTAATGCGAAAAGGCGAGAATCCACAGGAAACACTTGCCTTGATAAAAGCAAAAATCAAAGACCTAAATGATAATGTTCTTCCTAAAGACATTAAAATAGAGACTTTTTATGATCGTGATAATTTAATGAATTTCACAACCGAAACCGTAATGCATAACTTATTTGAAGGTATTATTCTGGTTACTGTTGTCGTATTCCTTTTCATGGCCGACTGGCGAACTACTTTTACCGTTTCTATTGTAATTCCGCTCTCGCTTTTATTTGCATTCTTATGTTTGAAAATGATGGGAATGAGCGCCAACTTATTAAGTTTAGGTGCGGTCGATTTCGGGATTATTATTGATGGTGCTGTGGTAATGGTCGAAGGATTATTTGTAGTTCTCGATCATCGAGCGCATCAGTTAGGAATGGATAAGTTCAATAAAATTGCAAAAGGAAGCTTAATCAAGAAAACGGGAACAGAAATGGGTAAAGCTATTTTCTTTTCAAAATTGATTATCATTACAGCTTTACTTCCAATTTTCTCGTTTCAGAAAGTAGAAGGAAAAATGTTCTCTCCCCTTGCCTTTACATTAGGTTTTGCCTTATTAGGAGCATTAATTTTCACTCTGACTTTGGTTCCTGTTCTGTCGCATATATTATTAAACAAAAATGTAAAAGAAAAACATAACCCGTTTGTGAACTTTTGGGACAGAATTGTTTCTAAAGGTTTTGCCTGGACATTTAAACACAAAGTACAAACCTTAATTGCATCAATTGGATTATTGGCAGCGGTTTTCTTTTCTGCTGGTTTCTTAGGAACTGAATTTTTACCACAATTAAATGAAGGTGCCTTATGGGTTACAGCAGAATTGCCAATGAGTACTTCATTGCCTGAAAGTGTTAAAACGGCGGCAATGATTAGAAAAGACCTTGAAAGTTTTCCAGAAGTTAAAAATGTTTTATCACAAACTGGGCGAAGCAATGACGGAACGGATCCAAATGGATTTGGGTTTATCCAGCTTCAAGTTGATTTAAAACCAAAAGCCGACTGGAAACGTAAAATTTCTATGGATGATCTGATTAATGAAATGGATAATAAATTAAAAGTTCATCAAGGAATTACCTATAATTATTCGCAGCCTGTAATTGACAACGTTGCTGAGTCTGTTGCTGGATTTAAGGCTTCTAATGCAGTAAAAATTTATGGAGATGATTTAAACAAACTAGATCAGCTTGCTAACGAAGTTCTAGCTCAAATTAAGGATATTCCTGGAATTAAAGATGCTGGAATTCTAAGAAATGTTGGACAGCCAGAAATTAGTGTAATCCTTGACCGAGAAAAAATGGCGGCTTATGGAGTAACATTAAGTGATGCACAAGCTGTTTTAGAATTAGCATTTGGAGGAAAAACTGCTACTGAAAAATATGAAGACGAAAAGAAATTTGATGTTCGTGTTCGTTTTTCAAAAGAATATAGAAAAGATGAAAAAGATTTAGAAGAAATTAAAGTTCCGACAATAAGCGGCATCAAAATTCCTCTAAAAGAAATCTGCGACATTAAAACCATTACTGGTCCGGCATTTATTTACAGAGATAATACCAAACGTTTCATTGGTGTAAAATTCTCTGTACGCGATCGAGATTTGGGAAGTACAATTGCAGAAGCACAGTCAAAAGTGAATAAATTAAAACTTCCTGCAGGTTATACTACAGGATGGACAGGAGAATTCGAAAATCAAGTTCGTGCGAGTGCTCGTTTGGCTCAAGTTGTGCCAATCAGTTTAATTGGAATTTTTGTACTGTTATTTATCTTGTTTGGAAACTTCAAAGATTCTCTACTTGTTTTAGCAAATGTACCTTTCGCAATTATAGGAGGAATTATTGCACTCCATATTACAGGAATGAATTTTGGAATCTCAGCTGGAGTTGGGTTTATTGCTCTTTTAGGAATTTGTATTCAGAATGGAGTAATCCTAATATCAGAGTTTCATCATAATTTAAAAGCAAAATTCACACTCGAAGAGTCTATTTTTATGGGAGTTAAAGCTCGAACAAGAGCAGTAGTCATGACTGCATTGATGGCTTCAATAGGATTATTGCCAGCTGCAATTTCGACAGGAATTGGTTCTGAATCCCAAAAACCTCTAGCAATTGTAATTATCGGCGGACTTATGACGGCAACCGTTTTGACCTTATTGGTATTCCCTATTTTGTTCTGGGTATTTAACAGAAAAAAACATGTACCAATTGAATAA
- a CDS encoding efflux RND transporter periplasmic adaptor subunit: MKHTLFIGIAIISLSLASCKKEIENPETNTSFVLSDAMLKTTTTADAQTQPLKNELSFYGKITADNNKMIDVYPLVGGNVMKVNVELGDYVKKGQVLATIKSTDVADFEKQSIDAKSDLLVAKNNLKVAQELFDGKLNSESDVLQAKSEVNKAQSQLSKIQETYKIYNIKAGSIYEVTAPISGFIIQKSINQDMLLRNDRSENIFDIAEISEVWAMANINEIDINKVKLGTSASVTTLSYPDKTFHGKVDKIYNVIDPETKAMQARIKLNNPDYMLKPDMNANIKLSFNENQSMIAVPSKAIVFDKSKNFVVVFKDRNNIETRQVEVYRVVGDTTYLSSGLKENEKVITNNQLFIYGALNN, encoded by the coding sequence ATGAAACATACATTATTCATAGGAATCGCAATTATAAGTCTATCTCTAGCAAGCTGCAAAAAAGAAATAGAAAATCCAGAAACAAATACTTCTTTTGTTTTAAGTGATGCTATGCTAAAAACTACAACTACAGCCGATGCTCAGACACAACCGTTAAAAAATGAGCTTAGTTTTTACGGAAAAATTACTGCTGATAATAATAAAATGATTGACGTTTATCCTTTAGTTGGAGGAAATGTGATGAAAGTAAACGTAGAACTTGGCGATTACGTTAAGAAAGGACAAGTTCTCGCTACTATAAAAAGTACCGATGTAGCGGATTTTGAAAAGCAGTCAATTGATGCTAAAAGTGATTTATTAGTTGCCAAAAACAATTTAAAAGTAGCTCAAGAATTGTTTGATGGAAAATTGAATTCTGAAAGTGATGTGCTTCAAGCAAAATCTGAAGTCAATAAAGCACAGTCACAATTAAGCAAAATTCAGGAGACTTATAAGATCTACAATATTAAAGCAGGGTCTATTTATGAAGTAACTGCTCCAATCAGCGGTTTTATCATTCAAAAAAGTATTAATCAGGATATGCTTTTGCGTAACGACCGTTCTGAAAATATTTTTGATATTGCAGAAATCAGCGAGGTATGGGCAATGGCAAATATCAATGAAATAGATATTAATAAAGTAAAATTAGGAACAAGTGCTTCTGTTACAACCTTAAGTTATCCGGATAAAACGTTTCACGGAAAAGTAGACAAGATCTACAATGTTATTGATCCCGAAACTAAAGCAATGCAGGCCAGAATCAAATTAAACAATCCTGACTATATGCTTAAACCAGATATGAATGCTAATATCAAATTGTCTTTCAATGAAAATCAATCTATGATAGCTGTACCTAGTAAAGCGATTGTATTTGATAAAAGCAAAAACTTTGTCGTGGTATTTAAAGACCGTAATAATATAGAAACAAGACAAGTTGAAGTGTACAGAGTTGTTGGAGATACTACTTATCTTTCAAGTGGTTTGAAAGAAAATGAAAAAGTAATCACAAACAATCAGCTATTTATTTATGGTGCTTTAAACAACTAA
- a CDS encoding TolC family protein, with product MKKLFALLLFALLNQAAIAQKSVTLQDCESQFLKKNLFLLASQYNIDASKALTIQARIWDNPTLSAELNAYNPERDKFFDIGKEGQKVFAIEQLIYLGGKKRNEVKLAQTNEKLAELQFNDLLRTLKLQLRKSFYTVYYNTKNLENTDKQLVHIENLINSYSIQAQKGNIPLKDVVRLQSLYLNFKNERLEVINNNIEEQANLKLLLNETENVIPVVSKDDSNKYLKVIDFDLKSFEEQAIANRPDYLAKQKEIDANELNVKLQKSLSIPDITLGANYDQRSGAFNNEANLTVGIPLPLWNQNKGNIKYAKTVLEQSKIEKQNFELQLKTEITSAWTKWDESRQNYVVIKPTVNADFEAVYNGMLTNFQKRNVSLLEFTDFMESYNQAIIQLNELKKKVVIAGEELNSTINKDLF from the coding sequence ATGAAAAAGTTATTTGCATTGCTGTTATTTGCACTTCTCAATCAAGCTGCAATAGCTCAGAAATCAGTCACACTTCAGGACTGTGAAAGTCAATTCTTAAAAAAGAATCTTTTTTTACTGGCATCTCAATATAATATAGATGCATCAAAAGCACTGACTATTCAGGCTCGAATTTGGGATAATCCAACTCTTTCAGCTGAATTGAATGCGTATAACCCCGAACGAGATAAATTTTTTGATATCGGAAAAGAAGGTCAGAAAGTTTTTGCCATTGAGCAACTTATTTATCTGGGAGGTAAAAAACGTAACGAAGTAAAATTGGCGCAAACCAATGAAAAACTGGCTGAACTTCAGTTTAATGATTTACTACGTACCTTAAAATTGCAATTGCGCAAAAGCTTTTACACTGTATACTACAACACTAAGAATCTTGAAAATACAGATAAGCAATTAGTTCATATTGAAAACTTAATTAATTCTTATTCTATTCAGGCTCAAAAAGGAAATATTCCTTTAAAAGATGTTGTTCGTTTACAATCATTATATCTGAATTTCAAAAATGAAAGATTAGAAGTAATCAACAACAACATAGAGGAGCAAGCGAATTTAAAATTGCTTTTAAATGAAACTGAAAATGTAATTCCTGTTGTAAGCAAAGACGATTCTAATAAATATTTAAAAGTAATTGACTTTGATCTTAAAAGCTTTGAAGAGCAGGCTATTGCAAATCGTCCAGATTATTTAGCGAAACAAAAAGAAATTGATGCTAATGAGTTGAATGTAAAACTGCAAAAATCACTTTCAATTCCAGATATTACTCTTGGTGCAAATTATGACCAGCGAAGCGGTGCTTTTAATAATGAAGCGAATCTGACTGTTGGTATTCCTTTACCACTTTGGAATCAGAATAAAGGAAACATTAAGTATGCAAAAACAGTTTTGGAGCAATCTAAAATTGAGAAACAAAACTTTGAACTACAGCTAAAAACAGAAATCACTTCGGCTTGGACGAAATGGGATGAATCTCGTCAAAATTATGTTGTTATTAAACCAACTGTAAATGCAGACTTTGAAGCTGTTTACAATGGTATGCTTACCAATTTTCAGAAACGAAATGTAAGTCTTTTAGAATTTACTGACTTTATGGAAAGCTACAATCAAGCAATAATTCAGTTAAACGAATTGAAGAAAAAAGTTGTAATAGCAGGTGAAGAATTAAATAGTACCATCAACAAAGATTTATTTTAA
- a CDS encoding HAMP domain-containing sensor histidine kinase, which yields MTLKNRISLLVSLLFTILFGLASTVIFILYSNYRKEEFRDRLEIKALSNIKLLVNVKQIDNQLLKIIDQNSINKLYDEKTLVFDSNFKLIYSSIDDAKINWSIDDLKYLKKNKTFFKQQGDYEVYGVFYDTNDKDFYALISATDDYGKKKLLFLRYTLIISYIFFSCLCWVITSFTIKKAMNPLNAFHQKIKKINENNLDTRIESKSSKDEIDLIAHEFNFMMDRIELSYQRQKEFTAHASHELRTPLSRMTSQIENAITDPDAKPKNKSFLNAILTDVNHLGELINSLLILSKIDNKETEHNEVQRIDEILFSSIEKINKSFPDFVILFEMEESDDLDTALEIKGNKNLLEIALGNILKNACVYSDNKQAKVKISTDHYHLIVSVSNTGDTLSEEEQKNLFQPFMRGKNAKGTSGFGLGLRIVQRISTLHKANITYSTPEINTNLFQLFFNL from the coding sequence ATGACATTAAAAAATCGAATATCATTGTTAGTCAGTTTACTGTTTACTATCCTTTTTGGATTGGCTTCTACAGTGATATTCATTTTGTATTCTAATTATCGAAAAGAAGAATTTCGCGATCGATTAGAAATTAAGGCTTTATCTAATATAAAACTTTTAGTTAACGTTAAACAAATTGATAATCAGCTTTTAAAAATTATTGATCAAAACTCAATTAATAAATTATATGATGAAAAAACATTGGTTTTCGATTCTAATTTTAAATTGATTTACAGTAGTATTGACGATGCGAAAATTAATTGGTCTATTGATGATTTAAAGTATCTGAAAAAGAATAAAACCTTTTTTAAACAACAGGGAGATTATGAGGTTTATGGCGTTTTTTATGACACCAACGACAAAGATTTCTATGCATTGATTTCTGCAACAGATGATTATGGTAAAAAGAAATTACTGTTTTTACGTTATACTTTAATTATATCCTATATTTTCTTTAGTTGTTTGTGTTGGGTCATTACTTCTTTTACTATAAAAAAAGCAATGAATCCTCTTAATGCCTTTCATCAGAAAATAAAAAAAATCAACGAGAATAATCTTGATACCAGAATTGAATCTAAAAGCAGTAAGGATGAAATTGACTTAATTGCACATGAGTTTAATTTTATGATGGATCGAATTGAGCTTTCGTATCAAAGACAAAAAGAGTTTACTGCACATGCTTCTCACGAATTAAGGACTCCACTTTCAAGAATGACTTCTCAGATCGAAAATGCTATTACTGATCCTGATGCAAAACCTAAGAATAAATCTTTTTTAAACGCTATATTAACTGATGTAAATCATTTAGGCGAATTAATTAATTCTTTATTAATACTTTCCAAAATTGACAATAAAGAAACTGAACATAATGAAGTACAGCGAATAGATGAAATCTTATTTTCTTCGATTGAAAAAATAAATAAGTCTTTTCCAGACTTTGTCATTCTTTTTGAAATGGAGGAAAGCGATGATCTAGATACTGCCTTAGAAATTAAAGGAAACAAAAATCTTTTAGAAATAGCTCTAGGCAATATTCTAAAAAACGCCTGTGTTTACTCTGATAATAAGCAAGCTAAAGTAAAAATAAGTACAGATCATTATCATCTTATAGTATCCGTTTCGAATACCGGAGATACATTAAGCGAAGAAGAACAAAAAAATCTTTTTCAACCCTTTATGCGTGGCAAAAATGCTAAAGGAACCTCAGGTTTTGGACTTGGTTTAAGAATCGTTCAAAGAATTTCAACATTACATAAGGCAAACATAACTTACTCAACGCCAGAAATTAATACGAATTTATTTCAGTTGTTTTTTAATTTATAA
- a CDS encoding response regulator transcription factor: MKILLLEDDFTLSKEISTFFTSKGFECIPYYDGSLLLKKYFPYEYDLIVLDINVPGINGIEVCKGIRGSDKKTPIIMLTAFSEIEDKLSSFDSGADDYLVKPFHFDELYARVQSLLRRKDVPQVVENKIIINNLEILEDEMQVFRSGEEIKLTPKEFKLILILAHAKGKVLSKQFIAEKLWDYHIETNQNTIEVYINFLRKKIDKDHDTKLIRTKVGYGYYLSDQE, from the coding sequence ATGAAAATATTACTGCTCGAAGACGATTTTACTTTATCTAAAGAAATTTCAACATTCTTTACATCAAAGGGTTTCGAGTGTATTCCATATTATGATGGTTCTTTATTGCTTAAAAAATACTTTCCATACGAATATGATTTAATTGTTCTTGATATTAATGTTCCGGGAATAAACGGAATTGAAGTTTGCAAAGGTATTAGGGGAAGCGATAAAAAAACACCTATAATTATGCTGACTGCTTTTAGCGAAATAGAAGATAAATTATCTTCTTTTGACAGCGGTGCAGATGATTATTTGGTAAAACCTTTTCATTTTGACGAATTATATGCCAGAGTGCAATCTCTATTAAGAAGAAAAGATGTTCCTCAAGTAGTCGAAAATAAAATCATCATCAATAATCTGGAAATTCTTGAAGATGAAATGCAGGTTTTCAGATCTGGAGAAGAAATTAAACTTACTCCAAAAGAGTTTAAACTGATTTTAATCTTAGCCCATGCAAAAGGAAAAGTTTTGTCTAAACAATTTATTGCCGAGAAACTTTGGGATTATCATATCGAAACCAATCAAAATACAATTGAAGTTTATATTAATTTTCTAAGAAAAAAAATTGATAAAGATCATGACACTAAATTAATCCGCACAAAAGTTGGTTACGGCTATTATCTAAGCGATCAGGAATGA
- a CDS encoding M42 family metallopeptidase encodes MSTKSILKDTSIAFLESYLNNASPTGYESEGQKLWMNYLKPYVDTFITDTYGTAVGVINPDAPYKVVIEGHADEISWYVNYITEDGLIYVIRNGGSDHQIAPSKRVNIHTKNGIVKGVFGWPAIHTRLRDKEEIPKLSNIFIDLGCENKEQVEALGVHVGCVITYPDEFMILNENKFVCRAIDNRMGGFMIAEVARLLHENKKKLPFGLYIVNSVQEEIGLRGAEMIAHRIKPNVAIVTDVCHDTTTPMIDKKVEGDLKMGKGPVIGYSPAIQNKLRDLIVDTAAEKNIPFQRHATSRATGTDTDAFAYSNGGVPSALISLPLRYMHTTVEMVHRDDVENVINLIYESLLKIENNETFSYFK; translated from the coding sequence ATGAGTACAAAATCTATCTTAAAAGATACTTCAATAGCATTCCTGGAAAGCTACCTAAATAACGCCTCTCCTACTGGATACGAAAGTGAAGGGCAAAAACTTTGGATGAATTATTTAAAACCTTATGTTGATACCTTTATAACGGATACTTACGGAACTGCTGTAGGTGTAATCAATCCTGATGCTCCTTATAAAGTCGTTATTGAAGGACATGCTGATGAGATTTCATGGTATGTGAACTATATCACCGAAGACGGTCTTATATATGTAATTAGAAACGGTGGTTCAGATCACCAAATTGCTCCATCTAAAAGAGTCAATATTCACACAAAAAACGGCATTGTTAAAGGGGTTTTTGGATGGCCGGCAATTCATACTCGCTTGCGCGATAAAGAAGAAATTCCTAAATTAAGTAATATTTTTATTGATTTAGGTTGTGAAAACAAGGAACAAGTTGAGGCTTTAGGTGTTCATGTTGGATGTGTGATTACTTATCCTGATGAATTCATGATTCTAAACGAAAACAAATTTGTTTGTCGTGCTATTGATAATAGAATGGGCGGTTTTATGATTGCTGAAGTTGCTCGTTTGTTACATGAAAATAAAAAGAAACTTCCTTTTGGTTTATATATTGTAAACTCTGTTCAGGAAGAAATTGGTCTTCGTGGCGCAGAAATGATTGCGCACAGAATAAAACCAAATGTCGCTATTGTAACAGATGTCTGTCATGACACTACTACTCCAATGATAGACAAAAAAGTAGAAGGTGATCTTAAAATGGGTAAAGGTCCTGTTATTGGTTACTCTCCTGCCATCCAGAATAAACTACGTGATTTAATTGTTGATACTGCTGCTGAGAAGAATATTCCTTTTCAAAGACACGCAACTTCACGTGCTACCGGAACAGATACAGATGCTTTTGCTTACAGCAATGGTGGTGTTCCGTCTGCTTTGATTTCGCTTCCTCTGCGTTATATGCATACAACTGTTGAAATGGTTCATAGAGATGATGTAGAAAACGTTATCAATTTAATTTATGAATCTTTGCTAAAGATTGAAAATAACGAGACTTTCTCTTATTTCAAATAA
- a CDS encoding DUF4294 domain-containing protein, whose protein sequence is MRLTTFILFILLVSFSCQAQVAPKENQQMGYILTEQDSILNDTIQLPEIIISKGEKMNPEEMKQFQILQNRVYKVYPYARLASDRLTALNNGMARLKTSREKKKYFKIVEDYLNNEFEERLKKLSRKQGQILVKLIHRQTGITTYELIKTLKSGFKAFVSNTTANLFDISLKTEYKPYDVNEDYLIETILVRAFESGRLSNQKPANPVDYDDLSTKWQERAKELNKK, encoded by the coding sequence ATGAGATTAACCACCTTTATTTTATTTATACTATTAGTTTCCTTTTCATGTCAGGCTCAAGTTGCTCCAAAGGAGAATCAGCAAATGGGTTATATATTAACAGAACAAGACTCTATTTTAAATGATACTATTCAATTGCCAGAGATAATTATTTCAAAAGGTGAGAAGATGAATCCTGAAGAAATGAAGCAATTTCAAATTCTTCAAAATAGAGTATATAAAGTTTACCCTTATGCGAGATTAGCTTCGGATAGATTGACCGCATTAAATAATGGAATGGCGCGTTTGAAAACAAGTCGTGAAAAGAAAAAGTATTTCAAAATTGTAGAAGATTACTTAAATAACGAATTTGAAGAAAGGCTTAAAAAGCTTTCTAGAAAACAAGGTCAGATACTAGTAAAATTGATTCATCGTCAAACAGGTATTACGACTTATGAATTAATAAAAACATTAAAAAGTGGATTCAAGGCTTTTGTCTCAAATACAACAGCCAATTTATTTGATATAAGTTTGAAAACAGAGTACAAGCCCTATGATGTAAATGAAGACTATTTAATAGAAACTATTTTAGTTCGTGCATTCGAATCAGGAAGATTATCAAATCAAAAACCGGCTAACCCAGTAGATTATGATGACTTATCGACTAAATGGCAGGAAAGAGCAAAAGAGTTAAATAAAAAATAG